The Populus alba chromosome 6, ASM523922v2, whole genome shotgun sequence genomic interval agatataaatcaatatatttgatCTTGTAACATATACTATTTACTagattatgtttattgaattctttttattaaaatcatattttcatttaattaaatgataataaaagtaGATACACACATGAAGTTGATTgaataaagtaaaagaaaaaaatatcatgcaaaactacacatattaaaaatattataaaaaaatattttttattttaaaataaatttcatctatGTTGAgacatattaataattatagagaaaggatattaattaaagcataaattttaaaaaaatcattttaaaaagaagacatgtttaaaaaacatcactttaaataaaaaccaaaatcagaataagaaaataagaaaaagacaacaatagTCTAGGTGCCACAAATGCTttcaaaagaaataagaaaaacaaaggacTCGGGTTACAACCATGATCAAGTTtaataagttggttttattttaattagacgatatatatatatatatatcaacatgAGTTAGTTTGATAGACATGTGACTTGAGTAATAAGAGGAAAGCTAACCCGGATTAACCTACAAaacctgttttttaaataattagacTAGAATAACgtgatagaaaagaaattgaagaaaaccaaagccaatttttttaaaaaaactaatatcaaacgatgaaattgaaaaagaaagtaaGTAAAAAAAGATTGTCAACtccattaactttttaaacctgTGACCTAAGTCATTAGACTAGAAgcaccataaataaaaaaattacaaagtacAATCCCTagcaaatcaaatgttgaaggatgaaaccataaaaaaaattaattacacaaaatgatctcaaataaaaaattataattaaaataataagggagaaaatcaaaaaataaaagataaactaGAGTGCAACCCAACATTTTCGATtagagggttaaattaaaaataaaaataactttaacagaagaaaaaaaaatcaaaagaataaacaccaaattgaagaaaaaaataacacaccaTGAACTTggtttgaaggatgaaattgaaaaataataaaacttttatagaaaggtaaaaaaaaatcaaaaatcaaaagaatacgaatcaaattgaaaaaaaatgataaattgtgattataaggactaaattgaaaaaaaaataaaacatttataaaagagccaagaataaaaattaaaaatcaaaagaataagaactgaaatcaaaatatcaaaaacaaagagagtcAACCAGTACTTTTTTGAGATGAGAgagaatgaaaggaaaaaaaagtacaaCCCACCAACGACAAACTACTTTACCGTCGTTGACATGCATCATACTAAGAGGAACATGCCACAAAATCACTTCTAACAACACGATGTAAGAGCTTGTTTGGCTATTAAAAGAAGTTACATGTgctgtcaaaaaaatataagcgcCTCCCATGCACCGGTTAGTGGAGAGCACACACTAGcaagtttttgaatatttatattaactattcaaaatgtaaaaccaaaatgccctcaattaatcttaattaaaaaaagaaatgttgtgacaagcatagttttgaaacctggcCCGACACGGGACACGGCTGACCCGAGGCTGGAACTGGGCcgtgttgaagaaaaaaagagggaagaAAAACCCGGTATGATCCGACGGGTTGACACGGCtacaaacccgttgacttttattattattattattttttactaaaataacgtcgttttaatttaaaagaaaattaacccGATTGACCCGGTGACTCGGTCAAAACCTGGTGACGCGGCCAAAACCCAGAACCTAGGTCTTGAACTAGACCgagtcttaaaactatggtgACTGGACAAAAAAATCCCTAGATgtataacttattttttcttgaatctagagataaaaatttctttttagtgttttataaaaattaaaaagacaaaaacaccaTTTATTAaatgttcatatattttttacttggagataatttaatcattttattattttcaaaaattaaaaaggataaataTACCCTTTGTAATCCTTCTAGGCCATACAAAAAGACTAAAATACCTACATTAGAAAggcttcttaatttttattctaagaataaaaaaagtaatttgacTATATCATCCATAGTTTTTAGACCTCGCTTAATGGACAGCTCGGTTTAAGGTCCaagttttgaccgggtcactaGGTTGctcgggttaattttttttttttaatcaaaacaacgtcattttagttagaaaaaaagtcaacgggttgcaACCTGATTTTTAACCGAGTCTTGCTGGGCCAcaccgagttttttttttttttttttttttcaatccgaTTCGATTTTAGTTATAGATCAACTCGCTAGACCGGcccgaatttaaaaaaaaaactatgatatcACCCATGCGTTCTAGAGTTTGGGTAATGAATAGCACCAATTAGTATCAATCTATCATCAATAAGCATCAATAACATGGTAAATGATAGTcgttaaaatgatttaaaagagaGTTCGAGCACATTTGGATGCTTTGCTttgcttccttccttccttctttgtGGGGCGGGTAGAAAGAGAGAGttgatcaaataaataaataaataaaataaaataatcatagcTTGTGTTTCTCTCGTAGAGACAAAACAATGGTGATGATCCAaccagaagaagaaaacgaaGAGACCGTAATACAAAATCTACCAAAGCCTCAACCAACAGCTTCAACATCAAAAACCACCACCAGCGACACCACCACAACAAAGGATAACGGAAGCGACTCCGATGGGTTTGAAACGGCAAGCGAGCGCGGAGTCAGCGAcaacgaagaagaagatattGTCAATAAGGGAATCAACCCCGAAAACAGCGCTGAggatcaacaacaacaacatactCAAAACGACGCCGAATTGATTCAGGTTTTtcactctctctttttaatagCTGAATAACGAGGCAAGATTGATGTTACTTGTCCACTTATTTAGGTTTTTGGATTTGGTTGTGAAACAGAGAGGCGTAGAAGAAGGAAATGAAGCAAAATTGGAAGGCAATAAATTGTTTGGGAATGGGCAGTATGAGGAGGCATTACTACAGTATGAACTTGCTTTACAAGTTGCCCCACAGGACGTGCCATCATCCTTCGAGTTGCGTTCCATTTGCCATTTCAATCGTGGCGTTTGCTTCTTGAAATTGGTATTTTCTTGTGATTGTTAATTTACCTGTTGATGCTGCAACTATTAAAGAAAGCCTAATCAAGATGGTAATTGCgtgattttaaatatatatatttttttagggaaaatACGAGGACACAATCAAGGAATGCTCAAGGGCGTTAGAATTGAATCCTTCTTACATGAAAGCTCTTGTTAGAAGAGGAGAGGCTCATGAAAAGCTCGAGCATTTTGAGGAGGCTATTGCTGGTTAGTGTGGGTTCTTGCATTTgttatcttctcattttctgtTTGTCAGGAGAGGAAactttctaattatatttttgaattttcagaTATGAAAAAAACCTTGGAATTTGATCCTTCAAATGACCAAGCAAAGAAAACCATTCGCCGCTTGGAGCCACTTGCTGCAGAAAAGCGAGAAAAGATGAAGGAAGAGATGATTGGTGAGCTGAAAGGAGCAactacctcttttttttttttttttctccctcgtACTTGaatacatttcttttcttttgatagaAACGTATATAAATGGAATTACACTGCAATCACCAATTTTATGTTGGATATTGGAAGatgattctttcaatttcaataggataaacttgtgttttcttccttttactCTTCCCATCAACATGTACTCCCAATCATATAGCCATGCCTTCTATAGAAAGTagaggaaataagaaaaaaaagtgaggtTGAAACACCTCTTGCTCCCCTAAGATCTTCAAAACAATTGAAACTACTAGTGGCAAGGCAGTGGCTAGATTCTGTCTTTTCAATTGTCCATCATTTGTTAAATAATACtgtcaatgttttatttttttttccttggtgaTTATATCAACCCAGTGGTGTTATCATGTGTTTTGCCTTCTAATTTCTGATGTTGACGGATGGATGCCAAAGCCAGGAGAGGCAATGCTCATGCGGCAAGAAGCAAGGAGTATAAAATGGATAGAAAGACTTAATAGTGTATACATTGGATTTTCAGTTACAGAGAATGTTTTTAGGTCTGCATGACCATATAAAATGAAAGCATTTTCACGTTTAAATTTTCATTGCTTTGACATTTTTTTGCAATTGTCCTAGTCTGTCATTTGCTCTTTTCTAGCTACTCATTAGAAGCATggtgaataagaaaatatttaatctatGTGATGATAACTTGAAAGATTTGTTCTTATCGAAATCATGGAGCTTGCAATCATTTTGTTAAACGAGCTTAGGTGCTTTACAGTCATGGAGTCATGCAATTGTATTCGTCTTTGGCTATATACACTTTATTCTGCTTGAAATTCTCTCCGCTTCTTGGCTATGTACTCTTTATTCTTGGTTATAAACTTCACTGTCTTCTCCACTGCAGCACACATTAGCatctaatttgaattttttcttcgtGAGCAGGAAAGCTGAAAGAGATGGGAAACTCTTTGCTAGGTCGCTTTGGCATGAGCGTTGACAACTTCAAAGCTGTTCAAGATCCGAATACTGGTTCCTATTCCATTTCATTCCAACGTTAGTTTCTGGCTTGGTCTGGTGCAACGAAGACAACATCTTCAGCTCCTGGAAGAAAGAATGAAGGCTGTCAGATAAAAAGATAGGAAAAACCAAATCCTATACTTCAGATTGTGTGCAGAATCTATGAATACAAGTAGGACAAAGTTTATAAAGGAGTAAGTGCTAGGGTTTTTTCTGTTCTCTTAACGACAGTATCAAGTGATGAAGTCTCATATTTTGGCAGTGGAAGTTTACATTTTAAATCATgtattgcttgattttgtgGTTGAAGTAATtgctatctctctctctctgttcatTTTGTAACAGCGAAGCACACTGATCTACAGCACTCGGCGATCTTAACCTTTATGTGATGAGCGAACATTGGTATTGCTTTGTAAATCTTCTTTCACCCACTCTTCCTTCAATATTCTTTAAGCAGACGATCAACTAGCGGTCATTGGCTCATCGCTTGTTTGAATGGTAGCCatgaaagttttcaaaaaactaAGGCCTGCCTTGTTAAACTTTGGGCTACTTAGGCCTCGACTTTCATGTGGGTGTAACTCTTTGTTATTATTCTATTACTTCAGCAAATCTCATTCATGGAGACTATGCTcgactgctgctgctgctgcagctgcAATAACAGGTAAGGCTGTTCTTGGCTCATGGCTGCCGTTTGCACATTACTTGGCAGTGCAGTGTTACTGGATGCATAAAATGGAGATGAACCATCTCATGATGCCAAGGTGTATACTTTGCAAGCAAGTAGGCGAGAATGTAGTTGCATGATAGGCAAATGCTCAAGCAAGTCTGGGGTATCAAGCTCTTTAGTTATCTGTTGAGAATCCGTCATGAGAAAAAGCTTTAGTATCTTCGATGAACAGGAATCACAGGGAAATCCTTactttaaaaggaaaaataaagtaaaggaAACAAGGGACACAAAGCACAAATCAAATCACTGAAGTTAAGCAGACAGAAATGAATGGTCAAACAAgaatattactaaaaaaaaaaggtacccGTGATGCACACTGCTAATAGACACAAATCACAAGTTATCATCCAAACAAGTTAAGCACCTCACCATTTCTAGACATTTGCTGGGACATTTTCTGTAAGCCATAGGTCATAGATGACGCCCTGAACAATAGCTTCCACCCACTTTACACGAAAGCACCCATAACTTTCAGGTTATTGTATATTGTGGGCTAGGGTTTGAAGAAATCCAAACCAGAATTTTTACAAGCCACTGAAAAAACAGCGAATAGGAGGGAAGGAAACGGATCTTGCACCAGTCCGTAACTCCAATAACAAGCTCTTACTAGGATGATGAATTATTGGGAAAGCTTCTGGTCTGCAACAATGACCAAGGTTTTTATTACAATCAAGCTACTATAAATACTCCACAGATGATGGATTACATTTATTCAAACATTTAGCGAAATGTTACGTACCTAATCTCTAAGAAGAAGGCAGCATAaggaagtagaagtagaagcaATGCAGGTTGGCTAACGTCTGCAGCACGCAACCTTTTGGTTGTTAATTCTGTTAGTTAGTTAAATAGTTAGTTACAGGTTGTTACAAGTCAGTTAGTATTCAGTTAGTAGGTAATTCTATTACTATAAATACATGTAAAGATTACCAGTTgagatatagaaaaatatacaaaacatTCAGTTTCTATTCTTCTCTCTCGCATTCTCAAGAACAGTTCTCTGTTCTtcacttcttttcttcttcatttctttccAATTCTTCTTCACTTGTTAAACAACcttaacaattggtatcagagccttaagATCTAACACCATGGTTAAAAATGTGGAAGAACATTGCAAGAAATTGGATGAACGAATGCAGATCATGCAACAAGAAATCCAAGAGCAGCGGGAGGAACAAAGTAAGAAGAATGAGCAGATTAGTGTTCAACTGGAAACACTATCCAGTCAGTTCCAGGCGTTTCTTGCTCACCACGTGATGGAAAAGGATATGGGGAGTACTTCTAAAGGCATACTACAAACTCCAGCCAGGGGCAACATTGAAGGACTATCTTCTAAAGGGAAGGGTCCTATGAGGGGAGATGCTGGTTACGGGCAGGAACAACATAGAGCTATGTTCAATACAGGATTGCCTAAGATGGATCTAACCATTTTTTGAGGAGACAACCCTAGAGGATGGTTGAGAAGGTGCAACAAGTTTTTCAAACTCAATGCCATTCCATGGCAACAGTGGGTGGAGATAGCTTCCTTGTATTTGGAAGGGAAAGCAGAAATATGGTTTGAAGGGTACATGTGTGGGCTGGATGCTAATCTAGAATGGGAAGAGTTCTCAAAGGCCATATGCAGCCGGTTTGGTAGTAGGGAGGATATTGTGGAGGAATTCAACAAACTAACGCAAGAGAATGGTATGGAAGAGTATGTGGAAAGGTTTGAAGATCTCAAGTCATTGATGCATTCACTCAACCCCGTACTGCCCGAGTCCTACTACATTTCCAGCTTTATTAGTGGATTAAAAGAGGACATCAAACCTATGTTGAAGATACTGAAGCCAGGCACGTTGCTGATAGCCTTTGATCAAGCAAAGTGGCAGGAGGAATCGAACAACATACTGGCAAGGAAGAACAGATTCACTACCAAGCCAGGAATGGGAAGATCATTTGGTAATCCTCAATCCACCTATGTGAGCAATAATTTGCAGACACCAAAGGTCCCAGAAACCATGTACGAGCAGAGGCGCAGGTTGGGGCAATGTTTTAAGTGTGGAGACAAATTTATGCCAGGACATAAGTGCATTGCCAAGGGACTGCACATGATGGAAGGCCAGGAAGAGGAGGAATTTATGGATGCCACAGCAGGAAACAGCAGTACGGATATAGCACCTGATAGCAAGATTGAGGAATATGGCCTATCCTTGAATGCATTAGCAGATGACTACGCCCATAACACCATACGAATTAGAGGTAGCTACCAAGGCAAGGACCTGGTTATTCTCATTGATAGTGGCAGCACCCATAGCTTCCTTGATGCCAGTATAGCAGGGGAATTACAACTTCCTGTGGCGAATTCTCCGGTGCTAGCAGTCACGGTTGCTAATGGCAGCGTCATACTATGTGACTCCTATACAGCAGGATTTACATGGTTTATGCAGAATTATGAGTTCACAGCAGACTTGAGAATTTTGAAGCTAGGGAGGTGTGACATGGTGTTAGGGGTGGATTGGTTAAGAAAATTCTCACCAATCTTATTCGATTTCATCAAGATGAAATTGACATTCAAGAAGGAGGGAAGGATGTTGGAACTCAAAGGCATCATCGAAACTGCCAGCCTCCAATCAATGACAGTAGAGAAGGTCCAGAAGAACTTAAAAACTTCTATTATGGGCTTTGTTGGGCAATTTTTCCTGATAGAAGCCACTGCAGCAACCATGGTAAGCTTGCCTAATCCAGCAGTAGAGAAGCTGTTAACAGTCTATGCAGAGGTTTTCCAAGAGCCTACTGCATTACCACCAGGGAGGAGGCATGATCACAGAATTCTTCTGCACACAGGAGCTCATCCTGTAAACTGCAGACCGTATAAGacttatttctttcaaaaagggGAGATCGAGAAGATGGTCAAGGAAATGCTCAGCAATAACATCATTCAACCAAGTGTGAGCCCATTTGCTTCACCAGTACTCTTGGTCAAGAAGAAGGATAACTCCTGGCGTTTCTGTGTAGACTACAGGCGGCTGAATGAAGTCACGATCAAGAACAAGTTCCCTATTCCTTTGATCGATGACCTCCTGGATGAGCTGCAAGGGTCTAGCTTCTTCTCTAAGCTCGATCTACGATCAGGCTATCATCAAGTGAGAATGCATGAGGAAGATGTAGAGAAAACAGCCTTCCGTACTCACCAAGGGCATTATGAGTTTAGAGTCATGCCTTTTGGCCTCACAAATGCCCCTGCAACATTTCAAGCCTTGATGAATGATATTCTGGAGCCATGCCTGAGGAAATTTGCCTTGGTATTCTTTGACGACATCCTCATTTATAGTTCCTTTTTAGAAGCACACCTCAGACATTTGCAACAAATTCTGGAGATCCTGAAGACCAACCAGCTGTATGCAAGGAGGTCGAAATGCACGTTTGCTGAACCAAGGGTAGAATACTTAGGGCATATCATCTCTGCTGAAGGGGTAGCCACAGACCCTAAGAAAATACAGGCCGTACAGGAGTGGCCAATTCCAAAGACTATCAAGGAGCTAAGAGGATTTCTTGGCTTAGCTGGCTACTATCGAAAATTCATCAGGAGGTTTGGTGTCATTAGTAAGCCCTTGATAGAATTGCTCAAGAAAAATAAGTTTGTGTGGCACGAAGGCGCATTGGCAGCTTTCCAAAATTTGAAGACAGCATTATGTGAGGCTTCGACCCTAGCCTTGCCTGATTTTACCCTACCTTTTGTCTTGGAAACAGACGCCTGTGATATTGGAATTGGAGCAGTGCTGAGCCAAGAGGGAAGGCCATTGGCATTCATGAGCAAGGCCTTGGGTGTTAAACATTTGGGACTGTCCATATATGAGAAAGAATACTTGGCTATACTAATGGCAGTAGACAAATGGCGACACTACTTGGAACAGGATCAGTTTATTATACAAACTGATCATGAGAGTTTAACATACTTACTTGATCAGAAAATCCACACCCCTATTCAGAAGAAGGGACTGACTAAGCTGCTAGGATTAAACTATCAAATCAAGTATAGGAAAGGAAGGGAGAACAAAGCTGCTGATGCTCTATCAAGAAGGAATATGCAGAATGATGGTAGTGACCAAGGAGCAATTACTGTAGGAGGGTGGCTCACAGCCATAACACAAGTGATTCCATCTTGGTATGATCAGGTTTATAGCTCCTACAAGGATGATGCCAAACTACAGGACATCATACAGGGTAGAATGCTAGATACTACATAGGCTTCACATTTTACCTACACTAACGGGGTGCTGAAGTATAAGGGGAGAATAGTGGTAGGAGCTGCAGGTTCCTTAAGAGAAGAACTCGTCAGAAATACCCATGATTCCTATATTAGAGGGCATGCAGGCATCTAGAATACATACAGATGACTTAAAGGTCATTTCTACTGGCCTGCCATGAAGAAAATGGTCGATCAATTCGTGTAGCAGTGTGATGTTTGTAAACAAGCCAAGGCTGAGAGGGTGTCTTATCCTGGGTTGTTACAAGCTTTGCCCACTCCACATGGTCCTTGGCAGGATATTACCATGGACTTCATCGAAGGGCTTCCAAAATCAGAGGGCAGAGACACCATCATGGTCATTGTTGATCGCTTCACCAAGTATGGACATTTTATCACATTAGCAcatcctttcatagctcaggatGTGGCTAAATCCTTCCTAGATCATGTTTACAAGTTCCACGGCTTGCTTGCCACAATCTTGACCGACAGGGATAAGATATTCACAAGCTTATTCTGGCAAGAGTTGTTCAAACACTTAGGGGTCAAGCTGCTGTTAAGCACAACATACCATCCACAAACGGATGGGCAAACTGAAAGGGTCAATCAGTGCCTCGAGACCTACTTAAGGTGTGTTACCATGCACTGTCCAAGGAAGTGGCATCAATGGATTTCCACAGCACAATGGTGGTATAATAGCAGTTTCCACTCCACTATTGGCATGTCCCCCTTCCAGGCTTTGTTTGGTTATGAACCTCCAGCCAGGGAAATGGTCCTTACGGAGGATACTCAAGTAGCTGCAGTAGGGAAATGGAAACAGAGGAGGATTAATATGGATCAATTAATCAAAGGCTTGCTAGAAGGGGCCAGAAATCGGATGGGGCAAGTGGCCAACAGGAGACGATCAGAGAGGACATTTGTgataggagattgggtttttcTAAAGCTCCAACCTTACAGGCAGGGCAGTGTTATGTATAGGAAACATTACAAGTTAAATCCCAGGTACTATGGTCCCTATCTAGTCCTTGAGCGCATCGGTCCAGTGGCTTATAAACTCCAGCTACCACCAGGAAGTGCAGTGCACCCAGTGTTCCATGTTTccttattgagaaaaaaattagggGAAGTGGCCATTGTTTCTCAAGCCTTGCCAGTCGTAGATGAGGAGAGCAGGGTCAAGGTGTATCCAGTTACAATTTTGGATAGGAAACTTATGAAGAAGGGTAATACAGCTGTGGTGGCAGGCTTAATTCAGTGGTCGAATTCGTTCCCTGAAGATGCGACTTGGGAGGAGTTGACAGAATTACAATTGCAATTTCTAGACTTTAATATTGCTACGTAAACTGCTCCTGCTCTTGATTCTTGGGACAATAATCTCGCATGGGAGGGGTACTGTTACGTACCTAATCTCTAAGAAGAAGGCAGCATAaggaagtagaagtagaagcaATGCAGGTTGGCTAACGTCTGCAGCACACAACCTTTTGGTTGTTAATTCTGTTAGTTAGTTAAATAGTTAGTTACAGGTTGTTACAAGTCAGTTAGTATTCAGTTAGTAGGTAATTCTATTACTATAAATACATGTAAAGATTACCAGTTgagatatagaaaaatatacagAACATTCAGTTTCTATTCTTCTCTCTCGCATTCTCAAGAACAGTTCTCTGTTCTtcacttcttttcttcttcatttctttccAATTCTTCTTTACTTGTTAAGCAACCTTAACACGAAACCGTATGCAATTTGGCACCAAAACGACCAGCCCGTCAGTTGTCTGACGATCCTTAAGCATATAACGTGCATGGTTCTACTTTTACTTTGCTGAGTTTAGATGAGGATGGATCCTCCCCTGACTCTCGCTAAGACAGCATCGGTGTTGCTAGCTTCCTGTGAGAGCTGCTTCACTGCTCTAGGTATTCTTTGCTGTTTGATGAAAGAATGTCTTAGAAAGCTACAGAAAGATCATGAGACTTTGCTGCTGAAAATCAGGAGATTTTGCTTATAAAAGTCTCTGCTTAAAGACCAAGTCTTTgagaataaaatctaattatatttgATGTGCTTGTTatgtaattttcaaatttgatagtGTTTGTTTCAAACTAAACCTTTATCTCTATTTAAAAGTGTTCTACAATCAATAAAATTGTACTCCCCAATTTCTTTTCGTTCTACTATTCTTTTTATGTTCATGTTCTACACTTagtataaaacaattaacattGGTATCAGAACATTATTATATCCAGAGACTTATGAGTTGAGAGAATCAAAacacaaaccaaaccaaaccataaATACAAAACCAAAAGGAACACTAGAACTTGAAATTGACTCAATCATCTCACATAGTTCACCACTAGTCTTTAATGGTGATAATTATGAAACTTGAGCTATTAGAATAACAGTTTATCTTGAAGCATTAGATCTCGAAAAAGCTATAGAAGAAAACTATGTTGTTCCTAATTTACCAATAAATCCAATAATAGCTTAACTAAAGATccacaagaaaaagaagataaggAAGTCCAAAGCTAAAGCCTGCTTATATGCTGCAATGTTAAACACGATATTCacaaaaatcatgaatttggAATCTACAAAAAGTATTTGGGACTCTCTTAAAAAAGAATACAAGGGAATGAAAGAGCTAAAAATATATAGGCTCTCAACTTAATAAACAAAGTAAGATTgcttgaaaagtaattttttaatgacaaaattGTGCAAAGAATATTGGTAACCATGCCTGAAAAATATGAGTCTAAGATTTTTTCCTTAGAAGAGTCAAAAGACTTAGCCAATACATCTCTTAGAGAATTGGTAAATGCTTTGCAGACTCAAGAGTAGAGAAGATTAATAAGACATGATGAATCAATACAGGGGACTTTTAAAGCAAATTCTCAATACTTAGAAGGAGGCAAAGATAAGAGatttaacaagaagaaaaaagctaaaaattatagaaacaaGTTGGAGACATATCCATCATGTTCTTActgttaaaaaaagaatcacCAATAGAGAAAATGTTGGTGAAGATCAGACATTAAGTGCAAAAAATATGGTCAGATTGGacacattgaaaaaatctacatatcacaacaacatcaacatgaagaaaaagcaAATCTTGTTGCTCAACAACCTAAAGAGGGGCAACTGTTTGTTGCACCATGTTTTACAACAAGCAACAACTCAAG includes:
- the LOC118058220 gene encoding uncharacterized protein encodes the protein MVMIQPEEENEETVIQNLPKPQPTASTSKTTTSDTTTTKDNGSDSDGFETASERGVSDNEEEDIVNKGINPENSAEDQQQQHTQNDAELIQRGVEEGNEAKLEGNKLFGNGQYEEALLQYELALQVAPQDVPSSFELRSICHFNRGVCFLKLGKYEDTIKECSRALELNPSYMKALVRRGEAHEKLEHFEEAIADMKKTLEFDPSNDQAKKTIRRLEPLAAEKREKMKEEMIGKLKEMGNSLLGRFGMSVDNFKAVQDPNTGSYSISFQR